The Primulina tabacum isolate GXHZ01 chromosome 7, ASM2559414v2, whole genome shotgun sequence genome includes a window with the following:
- the LOC142550540 gene encoding uncharacterized protein LOC142550540, with protein sequence MQTHLAAQDDDVWYVITDGPMKILKANTDVPITYGAPHHIEKPQDEWTAEDKRKDNLDDVAKYILYKTLDKDTFSKIKMRKNAKEIWEKLIQLCEGNEQAKENKLSVAVQKFDNIKMKIG encoded by the coding sequence ATGCAgactcatctagctgcacaagatgatgacgtGTGGTACGTTATTACGgacggacccatgaaaatattgaaggcAAACACTGATGTTCCCATAACTTATGGGGCACCACACCACATTGAAAAACCCCAagatgaatggacagctgaagacaagagaaaagaCAACTTGGACGACGTGGCtaaatatattttgtataagACGCTGGATAAagataccttcagcaaaataaaaatgcgCAAAAATGCTaaggaaatttgggagaaactgattcagctctgcgaaggcaatgagcaaGCCAAGGAGAATAAGctatctgttgctgttcaaaagttcgacaatatcaagatgaagattGGATAa